The DNA segment GCACCGTCAGGATGCCGTACCCCATGTCCCCGATCATAATACCGGAAAACACAAAGTAAAACGGTGCCAAAAACGGCGTCGGATCAATTTCACCATATTTTGGAATGGCGTACATCTCCGTAATGGACTCGAAAGGTCGAATGATTTTTGTGTTCTTCAATTTAATCGGTACATTGTCCTCAGCCTTGGCCTCCTCCCATTCAATGTAATGGGGTCCGAGATTTGCCAAAGCTTTGTCCAGCGCCGCTACGTTCGCAGTTTCGACGTACCCTTGCAACACACTCATCCGCTTGGTTTCCAAGCCCTTCTCAGCCGAAGCGAGACGAAGTCGTTCATTGCGAAGCGCCTCATAATAGTATTTCAGCCCGTCGAGATGGGGTGCCAGTTGTTGATACTCTCGATCCAAACCGCGTTTAGCGTCGTTGAGCTGTGCTATCTGTGCTTCATTGGATTCAAGTTTCGCCTTTACCGTCTCGCTTAATTCCAGACTTTGGAATTGAAAGCCGTTACTTCGTAAGGTGTCCGCAAAAGTCTCAGCTCTGTCTTTGTCCGTCATGGCCAGCATATACTCATAGCCGCCGTGTTCAGAAATAAACTCCGTCTCATAAGGATAATCCAGCTGTCGAAGGCTAGCTTTAAACCCGTCGATACCACGCGCCGAGACTGCGCCGAGATATACTGCCGTGCGCTTCAAGGCCTTCAGCTCCTCAGGCGCCACACTCAAGGTTTTATAAGGCAGCCATTCATTGTTCTCAGCTCGGAGTTTTTCGATGCGATTCTCATAAGACGCAGCCGCAGTATCCAGCCGCTTCAGCGCCGCATAAACAGGGTCGAAGTCCACCGTCTTGGCCTTAGCATTGAGCTCGCTTAAGCTCAAGACCTCCCTTCGTGTCTTTAAATCTTCCAATGTGCCGGGTTTGTCCTGATAACTTTCCAAACGATTGATAACCCAATGAACGCTTTGAATGCGTTCATCCAGCTTCTGCACTTCCGGCGGCATGGCTGCACCTTGTATGTAGTCCTGCGCGTCTGTGGTTGCCTCGTCTAAATGCACATCTTTAAATGATTGCAGGCGCCGTAAGACCGCCGGAAGATCCTCTTTAAACGTGTAAAGATTGAACTTGGTCATCTTAACGATTGCCATGTATTACCTCTTCTACTACAAATTCTGCCAAAGCATCCAGGTCATTCGTCCCTATAGTGCTTTCGGCTGCAACTTTCGACTGTGCTCTATCTAAAATCTGTGTTTCTTCCGTGTGCGCCCTTGTTGTCATATCTGCATTCATCTGCTCCAACCGGGCATGTAAACTGTTGAGACGTTCCTCTTTTAATTGACGGGCCGTTTCTTTTGCCGCTTCAATAATACGCGTCGCTTCATCTTTGGCACGCAGAAGTTCTGCATCCGCTTTTTTTTCTGTGGTAACAATTTGATCCAGTGCGCTCATACTCCACCTCCCTCAACGGTTATCGCTATCAGTATAGTTTTTTATATATACTCATCATAGCTGTACCTCTCTATTATACCGAAAACCTCCTTTGTGGTAAACGATTTAATACTAAAAGATCACAATATAAGGTTACCCTCTTTGATGACGGTAATCACATATTCTTATTACTATTTTACTACAACTTTCCTAAAATGAGAAATCACGGCAGCGGATTAAAGATGTCGCTTTCATCGTTTCTCGACATAAAAAAAGCAGGCTTTTGCCTGCTTACCTGCTTAATTGGATTGAATGATCACTTTACCGGTGCCTCGCTGTTTTGAACCCGACGCATTTTTCGTATCGTTAGTTGAATTGCCACTCACCGTAGATGCATGGTCTGCGTCGTTGGTGTGCGTCGCAGCGGTGCCATTGCCGTTGCCGATATCGTCAGCGGTAGAGTTTTCGGACGTCCCATCAGTGCCGACACCGTCTTGCGTACCATTATCGCTGTCGGTTGCCTGCGTATCATCACGCAGGATGACACTTTGGGCCACAGCAGGATCCACCACATAGACATCGACTTTATCCCGACCGATAAGCACACCTGATTGGCCGGTGCCCTCTAGCGTGGCCGTATCAATAGTCTCCCGTGTCAAACCCAGTCCAAACTTCGCCAGGGTGAGCATCTGTCCGTAAGTGAGATCCGTTTCCACATAGCGATCGACAATATCGATAAGTTCAGGGATTTTAAGCAAAATGGCAGGATTTTTCACCTTGTCAAAGAGGAGCATAAGAAAATCCTGTTGCGCGCCAATACGCATAATATCCTGCATCCCCGGATAGGCTTTGCGCGCCCTCAAGTAGTTCACGGCTTTTTCTCCGTCCAGATGATTGATCCCGCGTTTCATTTCAATTTTTAATGGCGGCACCACCCAGTCATCGGTATACGTATAATCGTCGTACTTCCATTCCACATCCACGCCGCCCACGGCATCCACAATGCTCGATACCGCCTTGTAATCCATAATGGCGTAGTTGTCAATTTTCACATTCAGCAAGTCTTCCAACGTCTGCGCCACCAAATTGACCCCGCCGCCGGGATAGACAATCTCACTAAAGGCCGCATTAATCTTATTTTTGCCATAGCCGTGAATGCGTATGTAGGAGTCCCGCGGCACGGAGAGCAACTGAGCTCTGTGAGTCTTGGGATCTAAAGAAAAGAGCATGATCGTGTCCGAACGCATACCGTTCTCTTCTTCGGTTTTATCCAGGGTAGCCGTCTTATCCACTCCCAGAACCAACACACGGAGGATCTGATCCCCCTGAAAGACATCGGTCCCTCCTGCTAAAGGATCTTTCTCTTCCAAACGTTCCACGCCCTTATTGTCAAACTTCGGGCAGACACTGTAGAGAAATGACACGAAGCCTCCCACCGCCACAATAAGCACTATACTGATTACTATAAAAAACTTCTTCACAACACACCTCTACAGAAACAATTTGATTAATGTGAGTACAACCACATACGGGATACCGAAAATGCCGGTTAACAGCGCAGTTAAAGGGCCGATGGCAATCCCGAGACCCATGGGCTCCAATACCAAATTCACTACAAAGAGCAGCACCGCGCCGCCAATAATATTCATCAGGACTTTAAACATAAGTACCATGGAGCCTAAGACCAAACTCGCCACAACAGCGATCGCCGCTCCGATAAAAAACAGTTCCATTCTTTTCCTTTCTAAAGCTTTATTATATCATGAGTTTAGAGACATGAGGAGGTTTTATGGATATCTATCTGGACAGTGACGCCGCGCCGGTAAAAGAGACCGTCACCCGCTTGGCACAAGCCCATGGCATCAAACTTTACATGGTGGCCAGTTACCTCACTGAACTTCACAGCGACTATGCCACCATCATTCACGTAGATCCGTCAAAAGAGGCGGCGGATCTTGAAATTGCCAACCGCATCCGTCCCGGTGACGTGGCTTTGACGGCAGACTTGGGCCTCTCGGCACTACTCCTCGCACGAGGTGCGTACGTTTTAAATTTCAGAGGCGATGCCATCACAGATGCCAACATTATGAGCGGCCTTGCCGTGCGTCACGCTAATAAAAAGCGCCGCCGCCAAGGTATCTATGCTCATAACCCGGCGCGCAGCGCAGATGATGCGTACAAATTTGAACAAGCTCTGGACGAGCTACTGTCGATGCTTCAAGGCAGAACACTTTAAAATGACATTTGCCACATCGTCACTGTCAAAGTATGCCGTATTGATAATAAGATCATAATCCGTCGGACCGCCCCACTGACCGCCGGTGTA comes from the Peptoniphilus equinus genome and includes:
- a CDS encoding V-type ATP synthase subunit I is translated as MAIVKMTKFNLYTFKEDLPAVLRRLQSFKDVHLDEATTDAQDYIQGAAMPPEVQKLDERIQSVHWVINRLESYQDKPGTLEDLKTRREVLSLSELNAKAKTVDFDPVYAALKRLDTAAASYENRIEKLRAENNEWLPYKTLSVAPEELKALKRTAVYLGAVSARGIDGFKASLRQLDYPYETEFISEHGGYEYMLAMTDKDRAETFADTLRSNGFQFQSLELSETVKAKLESNEAQIAQLNDAKRGLDREYQQLAPHLDGLKYYYEALRNERLRLASAEKGLETKRMSVLQGYVETANVAALDKALANLGPHYIEWEEAKAEDNVPIKLKNTKIIRPFESITEMYAIPKYGEIDPTPFLAPFYFVFSGIMIGDMGYGILTVLLCLILLKGFKPDIKKAKLITFVLYMGISSIFWGFIFGSFFGDLIPMKAYISPSEDYMTMIAMCMLFGVIHIFFAMSIKAYMAFRDGKPLDALFDVGLWYMALIGAILTAGSGALGLEPIVGQVAKVVMIIGMVGILLTGGRTEKSVAGKIGWGIYSLYGISSYLGDFVSYFRLMALALSGSFIAIAVNIIVRMLFSSGILGIIAGILIFVAFQLFNIFLSFLSSYVHTARLTFVEMFNKFYEGGGTAFKEMMEQSDYFIYKEDTYERV
- a CDS encoding V-type ATPase subunit subunit G family protein; protein product: MSALDQIVTTEKKADAELLRAKDEATRIIEAAKETARQLKEERLNSLHARLEQMNADMTTRAHTEETQILDRAQSKVAAESTIGTNDLDALAEFVVEEVIHGNR
- a CDS encoding LCP family protein, coding for MKKFFIVISIVLIVAVGGFVSFLYSVCPKFDNKGVERLEEKDPLAGGTDVFQGDQILRVLVLGVDKTATLDKTEEENGMRSDTIMLFSLDPKTHRAQLLSVPRDSYIRIHGYGKNKINAAFSEIVYPGGGVNLVAQTLEDLLNVKIDNYAIMDYKAVSSIVDAVGGVDVEWKYDDYTYTDDWVVPPLKIEMKRGINHLDGEKAVNYLRARKAYPGMQDIMRIGAQQDFLMLLFDKVKNPAILLKIPELIDIVDRYVETDLTYGQMLTLAKFGLGLTRETIDTATLEGTGQSGVLIGRDKVDVYVVDPAVAQSVILRDDTQATDSDNGTQDGVGTDGTSENSTADDIGNGNGTAATHTNDADHASTVSGNSTNDTKNASGSKQRGTGKVIIQSN
- a CDS encoding pro-sigmaK processing inhibitor BofA family protein, translated to MELFFIGAAIAVVASLVLGSMVLMFKVLMNIIGGAVLLFVVNLVLEPMGLGIAIGPLTALLTGIFGIPYVVVLTLIKLFL
- a CDS encoding YaiI/YqxD family protein; this encodes MDIYLDSDAAPVKETVTRLAQAHGIKLYMVASYLTELHSDYATIIHVDPSKEAADLEIANRIRPGDVALTADLGLSALLLARGAYVLNFRGDAITDANIMSGLAVRHANKKRRRQGIYAHNPARSADDAYKFEQALDELLSMLQGRTL